TCTCCAGCGCCCGCACGCGGGCGGCCAGCGCGTCGATCTCCACTTGCGCACGCGCCCTCTCCCGCCGCGCGCCCTCGGCCATTCCCTCCTCCCGCGCCGCAGCCAGCGAGGCCGCGGTCGCATCCGCGCGGGCGGCGGCCGCCGCGCGGCCGACGGACTCCCTCGCGTCCAGCAAGGGACGGTCGAAACGGATGAGACAGGGAGCAGCAGAGGCCATGTTGAAAAAGTTGCGTCAATCGACCATTGCGGAGGCGCCGCCATCGAGGGTGATCGAGCCCTCCTCCTCCAGGTGGCGCACGGTCTGGATAATTTCGTCCTGCGCGGTTTCCACGTCGCGCAACCGCACGGGGCCGAGCATCGCGATTTCCTCGCGCAACGCTTCCGCCGCGCGCTTGGAAATCGATTCGTAGATGCGCGTGCGCAGCGATTCGCTGGCCGACTTCATGGCAATCGCCAGGCTGTTCGCGTCCACCTCGCGCATCACCCGTTGCAGGTCGGCCGGGGTGAGGCGCTTCAGGTCCTCGAAGCCGAACATCTTGTGACGAATGGCCGCGCCCAGCTCGCTGTTGCGCTCCTCCAGCCGCGCCAGCAGCGCCTTCGAGGCGTCCTTGTCGATCGCGTTGAGCAGGTCCGCGACCGCGCGCGGGCCGCCGCTGTGGTGAAAGGCGGGCGCGTTTTTGCGGTCGAAGTGGCGGCCGAGGTTGCGGACGATTTTCACGACGAGGTCGAGCGACGTGCTGTCGATGGTGCCGAGGCGCTCGAGCACCTCCTCGCGCAGTTCCGGGCCGAGCAAGGCGAAGACCTCGCCGGATTTCACCGGGTCGAGATAGGACAGGATGAACGCGATCGTCTGGGGCTGCTCCTGCTTGATCAGGTTGAAAATCTGCCGGCCTTCCATCTCCGCGATGTCCGCCACCACGTCCATCGAGGACATGGCCGGGGTCACGCCCACGCGGTTCAGGATGGCCGAGGCCTTGCTTTCCCCGCGCGCCAACTCAAGCGTGCTTTTGGCATACGGCATGCCGCCCAGGATCGAGGCCAGCCCCTCGCCGATCAGCGGAAGGAATTCCTCCACCGCCAAGGCGCGCACGTCGTCCGAGATGACATTGAACTGTCCCATTTCCCGGCACAGCACCTCGATCTCGCCGTCCTCGAACTGCCTGAACATCTCCGCGGCCGCCTCCGGGCCGATGACGATGAGGAAGACCGCCAGCTTTTGCTGGCGCGAAAGGTTTTTGTAGTCGATTTCAGCCATGGTGATCAGCGCGTCACGCGTTCCGTTTTTCTAGTTTTTCTTCGACGCCATCCATTCCCGCAGGACCGCGCCGACCTGCGCGGGCTTCTGCTTGATCAATTCGTTGAGCATTTCCGGGGTGATTTTCTCGGCCGGCGCGGGCGCCGCCGCCGCCTCGGCCGCCGCCGGGCCGGGCAGCGCCTCCAGCATCACCGGCTCGACCCGCTGCCGCCGCAACAGCCAGACAAAAATCAACAGCACCAGCAGCGCCAGCCCGACCGGGACGTAACGGCTGCCGATATCAAACCAGCGCTGGAGCCCGGCCTCGCCCTCCGCCTCGCCCGCGAGATCGGAAGGCACCGGCGCATTGAAGGGCACTTCCTGCAACGCCACCATGTCATCCACGCTCCGCCCCGCCTCCGGCCTGAGGCCGAGCGCGCGGACCACGATGGCTCGCAACCCGGCCAGCTCCTCCGTGTTTCTCGCCGCGGCGCCGCCCCCGGTGCGCTGCGCCAGAAACACCGCGGCGGTGAGGCCGCGCACCCGCCCGGGGTTGCGCGTGGTGTTGGTGAGCGTGCGGTTGATCTCGTAGGACGTGGTGCGGCTCTTGCGCGTCTGGTCGTTGGACACCACCGGGCGGTCCGCCTCGGCATCCGGCGGGGCGCCCGTGTTCGCGCTCGCGCCGACCACGCCGCCGACGCGCGCCTCCTGCGAATTGGTGACATCCTCGGTGTTGGTCTGCGTGCGCACCACCTGGCTGTCCGGGTCGAAGCGCTCCTCGACGAGCGTGGCCTGGTCCGTGTCGATGTCCGCCGACACGCGCACCACGACGTTGCCCGCGCCCACCACCGATTCGAGCATGGACTGGACCTTGCCCGCGAAATAGCTCTCCACCTCCTGCCGGTATTTGATCTGGCTGGACGCATTGGAAAGCGCCGGGTCGTCCTTCAATTCCGCCGACAGCACGCGGCCTTTCTGGTCCACCACCGCGACTTGGTCGGGCACGAGGCCCTGCACCGCGTTGGCCACGAGGTTGCGGATCGAGTCCACCGCCTCCGCGCCCAGCCGCGGGGCGGACAGCTCCACGAAGACCGACGCCGTGGGCTTGATGCCCTGGTCGGTCAGCAGCAGGCGGTTTTCCGGCTGCACGATCATCACCCGCGCGCGCGCCACGCCCTCGAACTGGGAGATGGTGCGCGAAAGCTCGCCCTGCAGCGCGCGCGTGTAGTTGGTGCGCTGCACGAAGTCGCTCAGGCCGAACTGCCCCTTGTCGAAAATCTCGAAGCCCACGCCCTCGCCGCCCGGGAGCCCCTTGCCCGCCAGCTCCATGCGCATGCGGTGCACGTCGGTCGAAGGCACATACACCGCCGAGCCGCCCGCCGCGATCCGGTGCGGCACGCCCATTTCCTGCAGCGTGCTGATCACCGCCGAGGCGTCCTTCTCCCCCAGCCTGCCGTAGAGCAACTGGTAATCGGGCTTGCGCGCCCAGGCCACCAGCCCGGCGAGCACGGCGACGACCACCAGGGCCGCCAGAATCAGCGACACCCGCTGGTTGATTCCTAGCTGCCGCCACAAGGCGAGCAATGACTGTGCAAATGATTTCATCGGCGGTGCATCAAGTTCGGCGGCCTCAGACGGTCATGCGCATCAGTTCCTGGTAACCTTCCACCGCCTTGTTGCGCACCTCGATCATGAGGCTGAAGGCCAGCGACGCTTCCTGCCGCGCCAGAATGCTCTCATGCAGCGTCGCGCCCTCGCCGAGCAGCACCGAGCGCGTCGCCGCCTCCGCCGTCTGCCGCTTCCCGTCGACCTCGCGAATCAGGCCCTCCAGCACCGCGCCGAAATCCGTCCCCGCGCCGGTGGCCGGCGCGCCCGCCGCGAGCCGGCGCAGGTCGGCGCCGGGGACTTTTTCCGGGCCGATGACATGCGCCAGCGGAATCTGGGAGGAAATGGGTGAGATCGGGCCGAGCAGGGACATGGTTGATTGTATTATATAAATGGATACTTATTAATGGAACAATCCGGCGGCGCCTAGCGCCCGATCTCCAGCGCCTTCAAGGCCATCTGGCGGGAGTTCTTGGCCACGGAGAGATTCGCCTCATAGGCGCGGGATGCCGTGATCAGGTCCACCATTTCGTAGGCGAGGTTGACGTTCGGCATCGTCACCATGCCGCCGGCATCGGCATCCGGGTGCTGCGGGTCGTAGACGCGCTCGCCCGGCGACTTGTCCGCCGCGACCGCGCCAACCCGCACCGTGTGCAACGGGCCCGTGAAGCCGGCCTGCTGGAGCAGCTCCGACTCAAACGACACCGTCTGCCGCTGGTAGGGCTGGCCGTCGGGCCCGCGCGTGGTGTGAGCGTTGGCGATGTTTTGCGCGATGATGTCCAGCCGGGTGCGCTGCGCGCCCAGCGCGCTCGCAGTGGCTTCGATTCCGGGGATGAGGTCCATGGGCGGGGAAAAGGCTAGGAGGTGTTGCGGCCGGTGATCGCGGTCCGCAGGTGTTTGATGTGGCTGCTCACCACGTCCGTGAGAAAATCGTATTCGACCGTGTTGCGGCTCATCTCCAGCAGCTCGTTCTCGATCTCCACCGAGTTGCCGTCCGGGCGCACCGTGCGCGCATGCTGGTCCGCCACCACGGACGCGGCCAGCTCCGACGCCGGCATCGCCATCTTGGCCTGCGTGGTGCGCAGCACCCGCACGAAATCCGGATCGACGTCCACGCGGCGGTATCCCGGCGTCTCGGCGTTGGCGATGTTCGAGGCGATGGCCTCGTGCCGGATCACCGCCATGTCCAACAACCTGCCTGCCATCTGATAGTTCGCTGATTGGAAAATGGGTTCGATCATGGTCCCGCCCTTATAGCAATGACGATGCCAGCGCCTTTAATAATCTCATATAGTATTATATAATAGCTGGATAAAAAACACGCAGAATGGCCGCTTCGGATTTTCTCCCGGGATCAATCTCCGCCCGGCACATTTTGCCGGGCCGCTTGTGCGGAGCCTCTTCATTTACCGGAAAACCGGCCGATAAGCAGAAGCATCCATCGTGATTTCAGCGTCTGATTACCACTTCATCCGTGAACTCGTTTATCGCCACAGCCGCATCGCTCTCGGGCCCGACAAAAAGGAGCTTGTTTCCGCGCGGCTGGGAAAACGCATGCGCGCCAGGCAGCTTCCCTCCATCGGCACCTATTGCCAGTTCCTGAAGACCGCGGAGGGCGCCGAGGAAATTGGCAACCTGATCGACGCCATCTCCACCAACCACACTTTCTTTTTTCGCGAGGAAGCCCATTTCAAGGCGCTGCGGGAGCAGATTCTCCCCGAGCTCGAGGAACGGCGCGTGCAAATGCGGTGGCCGGCGCTGCGCGTGTGGAGCGCCGCCTGCTCCAGCGGCGAGGAGCCCTACTCGATCGCCATCACGCTGGACCAGCACTTCGGCGCCGCGCCGTCGTGGCCGTGGTCCATCCAGGCGACCGACATCTCCCACCGGGTGCTGGAGCAGGCCCGGCAGGGCATCTACCCGGCGCAGGCCGTGGCCCGCATGCCGGTGAACACCGCCAAGTTGTATTTCTCTTCCGGATACGGCCCGCAGGAGGGCAACCACCGCGTGCGTCCCGCGCTCGCTTCGCGTGTGCGTTTCAGCCGGCTCAACCTCCTCGACGGCCCGCTCCCGTTCAACGAGCCCTTCCAGGTCATTTTCTGCCGCAACGTGATGATCTACTTCGACCGCGCCACCCAGGAGGAATTGATCGCGCGGCTGTCACGGATGCTTGTGCCCGGCGGCTGGCTTCTGGTAGGACATTCCGAAAGCCTTTCCACCATCCGTCACACTCTCAAGATGGTCCGTCCCGCCATTTATCGCACCCCGAATCCTTTCTCCCGATGACATCGCGACAAATCCGAGTGCTGGTCGTGGACGATTCCGCCGTGGTGCGGCGTCTCGTCAGCGAAACCCTTTCGCAGGATCCTGAAATCGTCGTGGTGGGAACCGCGATCGACCCTTATGCTGCCCGCGAGAAAATCGTCAGCCTGAAGCCCGACGTGCTCACGCTCGACCTGGAGATGCCGCGCATGGACGGGCTCACCTTTCTCCGCATCCTCATGACCGAGCGCCCGATGCCGGTCGTCATCATGAGCTCGCTCACCCAAAGCGGCTCGCACCAGGCCATCGAGGCCCTGCGCCTGGGCGCGGTGGATGTGCTCGCCAAGCCCGGCGGTCCCTATTCGTTTGGCGACATCGGTCCGCAACTGCTCGCCAAGGTCAAAGCCGCCGCGCAGGCCCGCTTAAAGGCGCTGCTCCCCCCGGGCAGCACGCCCGAGACGCCACGCGCGGCGCCGCCAGTACAAAACCCGATCCCGCCGCCCGCGCCAGTCCGCAAACCCGTCCCTCTCGCGCCCGCCTCCGTCTCCGACCGCCGCCTCATCGTGCTCGGCGCATCCACCGGCGGCACCGAGGCGCTGCGCCATGTCCTCACCCGCCTGCCCGCGGAGCTGCCGCCGGTCGCCATCGTGCAACACATCCCCGCGACATTTTCCCGCGCGTTTGCCGACCGGCTCAACACGCTCTGCCGCCTGACCGTGCGCGAGGCGACGGACGGCGAGCCGCTCGTCCCCGGCCTCGCGCTGGTCGCGCCGGGAAACTACCACATGCTGGTGCATTGGAGCGGAGGGTGCTATCGCGTCAAGGTCACCGACGGGCCGCGCATCTGGCACCAGCGCCCGGCGGTGGATCTGTTGTTCAAATCCGCGGCCGAGGCAGCCGGCAGCCGCGTCGTCGCCGGCGTGCTCACCGGCATGGGCAAGGACGGTGCCGAGGGGCTGCTGCGTCTCCGCCAGGCCGGGGCGGTCACCTTCGCGCAAGACGAGGCGAGCTGCGTCGTGTATGGCATGCCCCGGGCCGCCTGGGAACTGGGCGCGGCCCAGCGGCAGGCCTCGCTGGACGAGATGCCCGAGCTGATCCTGCGTTCGCTCGCCGCCATCGCCTGATGGCCGCCGCATCGTTTTCCGCCATGCCCGGATCACCCTCGCTTGCCGCTCTCTTTCCCCTCCGCGTCGTCGTCGGCGTCGGGGAACTGGCCGTCGCCAACAACCCGCAGGTCACGCTCAGCACCTACGCGCTCGGCTCCTGCGTCGCGGTCGTGATCTACGACCCGATCATCCGCAGCGGCGGGCTTCTTCACCTCATGCTGCCCGACTCGGCCATCGCCCCGGCCAAGGCCGCCCGGCAACCGGCCATGTTTGCCAACACCGGCCTGCCCGCGCTTTTCGATGCGCTGATGGGCATCAAGGTGGACCGCTTCCGTTCCAGGATATTTCTGGCCGGAGGCGCCAGCGTGCTCGACGGTCCCGATACCTTTCGCATCGGCGAACGCAACAGTGAGGCCGTGCAAACCATGCTTGCACGCCGGGGCGCCCGCGTGTCCGGCCACGATCTGGGCGGTGTCACCAACCGCACCATCCACCTCGAACTGTCCACCGGCCTGCTTGCGATCAAGCACCCCGCCCAAACCTTCCACGTCTCGCTCGGGCTTTGAGCGGCGGGGCGGAAGTGGAGGCAAGGCCAGTCCATCCTCAGACGCCGCTCAACTCCATAAGCTGCACTTTATTGCGGCGCATGCCAGAGGGGACGCGGCGCGGCTTTCTGTGGGCGTATTGCCGGACGTGAACTTTCCTTTCCTCCTCCAGGATGAATTGCTCGATATACCGGTCAAAGTACACCCCTTGAATGACATAGCTGGACCATGCGCTGAAATTCTGGCGAATATAATCCTCCCATTGCGCTATCTGCGACCCCGATGGCATCCCGCGCCGCGCGTCACCATTTCCCAAAGAAAGAAACTCCGCGTCCTCCCGGGCCATGAGCGATTGCGCCACGTGGCTGTAAGTCCAGGAAAGCCCATGATAGAAACGGACCTCGTGCTCCGTGCGCGCCCTCGAGAACCGGGACTCAAGCCGGTCCACAATCTCCATCTGCATGGAATTGATGCGTTTCAACGCGGTCTTCCATTTTTCACCAAAACGGCAGAATATGATCGTGGCAAATGTGCGCGCAACCATCTTGGACAATCGGATGTGGGGAAACATGCAATGCCTTCTCAGGAAGATTTTTCTTCCTGCAACCTGACATTCGAGCTCTCGAATGATTTCGTCCAGAACTTCCCTAGTGATAATCATTATAATCTTCTATATTAATCAAATCATTACATGAAAATGATTTGAGTTATATCCTGCCATATGGATGAACGCCTGCCGTGGTGATCGTCTTGCAATAATATAGCATGAAAATGCCTCGTTCGGGGAAGAAAATCCATCATTGGTCGGAAACAATATGACTGCGATTGGAAACGAATTGCTAAAATAAGTCATACGGCACATTCGCGATCTTTTTCCCCTTCCAATCCTGATTTCGGGTTATTTATAAAAAATTTTACCGATATTGCCGCCATCCCCCGCCGGAAAATCCAGCGTATTCATGCAGGCGACGGCCTGCCCTCCCTCTGGAATTGCAGTTTTATCCCATCCTTGCGGTCGAATGGGCACCAGAAATCATGGGCAGCACGACAATAAAATATCCCAGATGATGTCGTGATCTAATCGATCATCCCAAATCTGCCAAACCCTTCAGGCAATGCAACCCAATGGGTTACATTGTTCCGCCTGCGCTTCCTCAATACTCTCTATTATCACACTTCTTCTTTGCGCCATCAGGCGAATGCGGACGACACAGGGCGGCCCCGCCGCGCCCGAAATGCATTTTTTATATGTCCGGACGCCTTGATCCCTCAGGATTTCGGTTCCTCCCCAAAATGCGGGTAAGGAGGCAGATTGATAATAAACCGCGTATCGCCCGGCTGGCTGGAACAGGTCCAATGGCCGCAGTGGTGGGCGACGATGATCTCACAGATCCTCAGCCCCAGGCCACCTTCCGGTTTGGATGAACGCAAAATCCCTCGACGAAGGCTGGCCAGTTGCTGCGGAGTAAATCCGGGGCCATTGTCCCGGACAATCAGGCACGCGCCTTGATCCTTGCCGGGATGCACGGAGATGCGGATGCGCGACGCTCCCGCGGTAATGGCATTTTGCACTAGGTTCTGCACGAGCCGGCTGAGAAGATGATCCCAGCCTATGATGGGCGCCGGTGCCGCCGCGATGTCGATGAAGGCGTGCTGGGGGAAAAAGATCTGGACCACGTCCGATACAAGCGTGTCAAGCTCCACCGACTGCGGCGGCGAAGAAGGCGTAAGCTCCATCCAAGTGTGGGCAAGCCGCATTGCATAACGCGTGCATTGGTTGAGCTGATGAAAGAAATCGGGCGGTATATGGCGGCCGTTGTCGGAGGCATCGACCAGAAGGCAAAGGGATTGGAGCGGGGTGGCGATATCATGTGCGAACGCCCGCGCCGCTTGCGCCACAAATACGTTCTGTTCCTTGGCAATTGGATGCGCGGCGCTGAACGACGACGCGAGAGTGTCCCTGCTGTGACTTGATAACATAAGTTGAACTGGTGGATGTGGACTGTTGCTGGAAGTGCTGTTCACGACGGGAGGTGCCATGCTGCCTGCGACATGATAAGACACTGTTAACAAAACACCCTTGCTATCGGCAGGAAATGTTCGATGGATAAGGGGTAGCCAGCCGGAATAATCTTCGGAAACAAGATTACCGCTTGCTGCTCGTGGGAAAAATCCATAGCGGACACCTTACTAGATGGCGCGTTCGGTTATTCGAATTACTTTTTTCGAAATCCCGGGTTAGAAGCAGCATGATTGATCTGCTTTTATTTTTCTAATAACAAGGCCATGTCATTATATAGTGAAGGGGGCGCATCCACTTTATTCAAATGCCTGCATGCTGGTGCAATCATCTGACAAATGGATACAATAAAGCTTTCCCATACGTTATAATATTGCGTCTTCAACCGCCCCTCGTGCCGGGAAAAGGCTAGTGCAAGGCATTTCCATATGCTCTTCCGCCAATCTGCACATGCCTGCGCCCCGCGGCACGCGCCCATGCTCGAAGTTGCTAAAGCATGCATGCGTTTGGCCGATTAGAAGATGAATCATAATGCGAAATCGTTATCTTTTTTTATTGCTCGGCCTTTTGATGCTGGGTCCATCGACACTCCGGCCGGATACCAAGGCAGAACCTCCCGTTCTGGTGAGATCCGTGATGCCCAAATACCCCGAGGACCTGCGCAAGGAAGGCATTTCGGGTATTGTGACAGTGAGCTGCGTTGTCGACGACAAGGGCGACGTCCAGGACGCATCGGTGGTCAAGACGACTCACCCGGCCTTCTCAGCTCCCGCTCTGGAAGCGGTGTCAAAGTGGAAATTCAAACCCGCGAAAGAAAACGGCGCCCCGGTGGCCAAAAAAGTCATGCTGCCGCTTCACTTCAAGGTTGATGAATAATTAATTGATGCCGCATAATGCGGCCTCAGGCATGAAGTGAGCCGGCAAGCTGCGTTTCCCAAACGGCTGAAGCCGGCTCGCCTGTTTGCCTGCCGGCATTATTTGCCGTCCCTTCCATCGCTGGAATCCATCCACCGGAATCAAGTGTCCCGGTGGGTTTTTGTATCACTTCATTGAATTCATCATCCAAAATCCAGACTCGCATCAATGAAGCGATCGCGCATGTGCAGCATGGGCAGCTGGCGCGGGCCGAGGCCATTTTGCGACAGCTGGCGGTCGGCGCGCCGCGCCTTTCGCTCATCGCCGACCTCGCCGGGCAGGTTGCTTCTCTTCAAGGAAAACATGTCGAGTCCATCGCCCATTTCCGGCGCGCGCTGCATTTGGACCTGAAGTCCACGCCGATTGCCATCCGGCTGGCCGCGGCCCTGAATTCCGTCCAGCGGTTCAAGGAAGCGGAATCCATGCTACGGCAAATCACCCAAGGCACGCCCGGCCGCGCCGATGGCTGGAATGCCCTGGCCCACACGCTCGTCATGCAGGGAAAATTGGACGAGGCCGTGCCCTTCCATGAGCGCGCGGTGGAAACGGACCCGAAGTTTCCCGACGGCTGGTATCATTACGGCCTTACGCTCGCACTGCTCGGGCAGCTCTCCAAGGCACTGGGATGCCACGAACGGGCGCTTGCCGTCGATCCGTCCTTTGTGAAGGCGCGGTTTGGCCGCGCCCAATGCCTGCACAAGCTTTATCGCATCGAGGAGGCCCTGCAGGACTATGATGCCTTTATCAAGGCGCAGCCGTCCAACCTCGACGCCCGCAGCTACCGGCTCTACGCCTTGCAAAATATGGACGGCATCGACCCCGGGATGCTTTTCCAGGAACACGTCGCCTACGGGAAACTGCTCGAATCCTCGCCGGCGCCGGCTGCTCCCGCGCCTCCCGTAATCAAGGACCGCCCGCTCCGTCTCGCCATCCTTTCCCCCGACCTGCGGGAGCATTCCTGCGTGTATTTTATCGAGCCGTTGCTGAGGCATCTTGATCCGGCGCGCTTCGAGCTGTTTTTATATCACGATCACTTTTGTGAGGACTCCTTCACCGCACGGCTGAAATCCCTGGCCCGCGTCTGGCGCAACTTCATCGGCCTGCCATCCCAGCTGATCGTCCAGACGATCCGGACCGACCGTCCCGATATCCTGATCGACCTCAGCGGGCATATCGGGATGAGCATCCGGCTGCCCTTGTTTGCACGCCGCCTCGCGCCAGTCCAAGTCACCTATCTCGGTTATCCCGACACCACGGGGCTGACCACGATGGATTACCGCCTCACCGACGCGATCGCCGATCCGCCGGGCGATGCCGACCGGCGTCACACCGAAAAACTCGTCCGCTTCTCCTCGACCGCCTGGGCCTATCAGCCTCCCGCCACCGCTCCCGAGCCTGTCCCGCCGCCTGCCGCCTCCGGTCGTCCGATCACCTTCGGCTGCTTCAATAATCCGGTGAAATTCACCGACCGCATGTTCGCGGTCTGGGCCGAATTGCTCGCCGCCATCCCGGACTCTCGCCTGCTGATCAAGGGGCGCGACCTGCAAGATAAGGATGTCCGCCGGCGCATGCTGGCGCGCATGGAGAAGGCGGGGCTTCCGTCCACGCGCATCGATATGCTCGATCGGACCGCCAGCACCCGCTCCCACCTCGACCTTTATGCCGGCATAGACATCGCGCTCGACACGTTCCCCTATCATGGCACCACGACGACCTGCGAGGCGTTGTGGATGGGCCGCCCGGTGGTGACGCTCGCGGGCGACCGTCACGCCGCGCGCGTCGGCTGCTCATTGCTCGCCGCCATCGGACATTCCGAATGGATCGCGGAAACGCCGGCGGATTATGTCAGGATCGCCGCTCGCCTTGCGTCCGACCACGAAACCCTGCGCCAAATCTCAACCGGCCTGCGCGACGACATGCGCCGCTCCGCCCTGATGGATCACCCCGGCCAGTCCGCCCGCTTCGCGGATGCCCTCGCCCAATGCTGGGAAGCCAGGCTCCACGCTGGTGAGATCGAGAAATATTCCAGTGTTTCATAGTGTGCGACACTCAAATCCATATTAAAAAGAACGATGCATGGATAAAATGCAGGACGCTTATCTTCAGATTCCCTATTCAGGCGCAACTACAGCCGTGGTGATTGGAGAATCGACGATGCGAGAGGCCGATCTTCTGCCATTCCGCGCCGTGCTTTGGTTGACGCAAACAGAGAGTGACCCCGCCCTGCATGTCCCACGGGGCACAAGCCTCGAAGTCGTGCGGACGGATCGGTTGAATCCGGCTATGCTGGAACAGGCCATTGACCGCTTCGTCGCCCGAAATCCACGGCGCATGCCCTCATTATTTATCGCCACGGATGCGATGGCCGAGAAGCACGCATCATATCAACCGCTCATCCGGGAGGTGCGGCTGGCGCTTGAAGCCCACCACCGCGCACGGTTCACGCGCCAGCAGGATGGTTTTTTGTGGCAGCAGCATCTGCTGACCAACATGAGGGCGTATCTGGCATCCCGGTTCCCCTCCACTTGGGCCGGACGCCTGGGTGGATACCCGGCCGTGGTTTGCGGTGCCGGTCCTTCGCTCGATGTGTCAGCAACCGCCCTGGCCGGGATTTCAGATCGCGCGGTGGTGCTGGCCGCCGATTCGGCACTGCGCACGTTGGCCCGGCATGGAGTGCGGGCGGATTTCGCGGTATCCATTGATGTGGCCAAAACCCCCGAGAAATGTCTGCCAGAGGAGGGGGCATGGACGCCGGACCGGACCATCCTGTCGGCGATAAGCCCTCCCGCATGGAGCGAAAGGGCGGATGCCGGGAAACGATACTTTTTGTCCGGCCGCCAGATCACGCTCGACTGGCTGGCTTCGCTCGGGGTTGCCGGCACACCCGTGGCTGCAGTAGAAAATTGCGGGGCCACGGCCTTGCAACTCGCGAGATTCCTCGGATGCGAGCCGATCTACCTGTTCGGCATGGACCTGGCGCTGGACGCACGCGAGCCGTCCCGGCGCAACACGAAAGACGCGGATGGCGGACTCTATGTTAACTCCGGCTTCAACGCTTCGCTCCGAATGCCGACAGTGCCCGGCAATTATTCCGCAGTGGTGCCGACCCATGTCATCGGAGACTGGCGTGCGCTGGATGCACGCCTAGCCGACTGGCCGCCCGGACTCGTGCACAACGTGAACGACCGCGGTGCCCGCCTGCGCAACACAGTGTTGGTTAAGCCAGACAATTTTCGACTTGATGTGGCCGTGCCAGACGAGCCCAAGGTAACCGCGCTTCGCGCGTTGGATGAGACATCCGTCGATCGGAATGACAGCCTGCTGCAAGCTGCGCTCCAAGCATTGCGACGATCCGCCGCCCTGGGACGCGAGCGGCTTCCCTCGATACGAAAAGCACTGGCCCAAGGCGGACCCGAAAAGGCGGTTGGTCATCTGCGCCTGCTGTTGGTGGATGAAGGATTCGGCCGAGCCATGGGGGCCTTTGCGCTCAAGCTCATGCCTCATCTGGTTCCTCCCATCGAAGGCGATATCGCCTTCTGGACAAAACTGATCGACGAATGCGAGGAGCTTAGCGAACTCGCCGGAGCGGGGTGAGCAAGAGGTAGTGTCTGTCAAGTTTCGCAAGATTCATGACATGATAGTGGCCAATTCCAACGCCTGTCGTGGACTCTCTGCAAAGCGTTACGTGGGATGCCTGAAATCTGGCATCTTCCAGCCAATCTCGTCGCCAAGCGGCACGCATTTGGAGTCATCGCTCCATCCTCGAAAAATTTTTTGCCAGACGA
This genomic stretch from Termitidicoccus mucosus harbors:
- a CDS encoding sensor histidine kinase, with translation MAPPVVNSTSSNSPHPPVQLMLSSHSRDTLASSFSAAHPIAKEQNVFVAQAARAFAHDIATPLQSLCLLVDASDNGRHIPPDFFHQLNQCTRYAMRLAHTWMELTPSSPPQSVELDTLVSDVVQIFFPQHAFIDIAAAPAPIIGWDHLLSRLVQNLVQNAITAGASRIRISVHPGKDQGACLIVRDNGPGFTPQQLASLRRGILRSSKPEGGLGLRICEIIVAHHCGHWTCSSQPGDTRFIINLPPYPHFGEEPKS
- a CDS encoding energy transducer TonB, with the protein product MPKYPEDLRKEGISGIVTVSCVVDDKGDVQDASVVKTTHPAFSAPALEAVSKWKFKPAKENGAPVAKKVMLPLHFKVDE
- a CDS encoding tetratricopeptide repeat protein, with protein sequence MDLKSTPIAIRLAAALNSVQRFKEAESMLRQITQGTPGRADGWNALAHTLVMQGKLDEAVPFHERAVETDPKFPDGWYHYGLTLALLGQLSKALGCHERALAVDPSFVKARFGRAQCLHKLYRIEEALQDYDAFIKAQPSNLDARSYRLYALQNMDGIDPGMLFQEHVAYGKLLESSPAPAAPAPPVIKDRPLRLAILSPDLREHSCVYFIEPLLRHLDPARFELFLYHDHFCEDSFTARLKSLARVWRNFIGLPSQLIVQTIRTDRPDILIDLSGHIGMSIRLPLFARRLAPVQVTYLGYPDTTGLTTMDYRLTDAIADPPGDADRRHTEKLVRFSSTAWAYQPPATAPEPVPPPAASGRPITFGCFNNPVKFTDRMFAVWAELLAAIPDSRLLIKGRDLQDKDVRRRMLARMEKAGLPSTRIDMLDRTASTRSHLDLYAGIDIALDTFPYHGTTTTCEALWMGRPVVTLAGDRHAARVGCSLLAAIGHSEWIAETPADYVRIAARLASDHETLRQISTGLRDDMRRSALMDHPGQSARFADALAQCWEARLHAGEIEKYSSVS
- a CDS encoding 6-hydroxymethylpterin diphosphokinase MptE-like protein — its product is MDKMQDAYLQIPYSGATTAVVIGESTMREADLLPFRAVLWLTQTESDPALHVPRGTSLEVVRTDRLNPAMLEQAIDRFVARNPRRMPSLFIATDAMAEKHASYQPLIREVRLALEAHHRARFTRQQDGFLWQQHLLTNMRAYLASRFPSTWAGRLGGYPAVVCGAGPSLDVSATALAGISDRAVVLAADSALRTLARHGVRADFAVSIDVAKTPEKCLPEEGAWTPDRTILSAISPPAWSERADAGKRYFLSGRQITLDWLASLGVAGTPVAAVENCGATALQLARFLGCEPIYLFGMDLALDAREPSRRNTKDADGGLYVNSGFNASLRMPTVPGNYSAVVPTHVIGDWRALDARLADWPPGLVHNVNDRGARLRNTVLVKPDNFRLDVAVPDEPKVTALRALDETSVDRNDSLLQAALQALRRSAALGRERLPSIRKALAQGGPEKAVGHLRLLLVDEGFGRAMGAFALKLMPHLVPPIEGDIAFWTKLIDECEELSELAGAG